TGGAAGGAGGAcacggggagggggaggggggggtcccTGACGGGGAGGGGACAAAGGAAAGGGGACAGAACGGGGGAGGGGTGGAAATGAGGGGGGGGGACACCCCGACTGTCCCCCCCGGCAGCGGGAAAAGGGGGGGCCGAGCCCCCCCCAGCGAACCCAGTGCCCGGGACCCCCTTTActgggggaggtggggggcagcaccctggggggaggggcagcaccctggggggggcagctctgcctgggtgGGGCCCTAAAACGGGGGGGCCTCAAACGGGGGGTCCCTAAATCGGGGGGGTCCCTAAATAGGGGGGCTCTTCCCACCCCCCCCGGACCCACAGCCAGGGACGATCGAGCGCGACGGagacacgggggggggggggatggtttgggggggtcccccCGGTTCGGGGGAGGGTTGAGGGGACCCCCCGTGTTTTGGGGGCGGGGGGGGTctggaagggggggggggtcgCGCGTGGTCCCGGAGTCCGGCGGCGGCTGCAGAGAGGCTGGGGGAGAGAAACGGGGGGGTTAGAGCTGCGGGAGAGaaggggggcacggggggggcacgggggggggaGGGGCACGACACGGGGGAGGGGCACGGGGGGACCCCCCCGGAGCAGAGACCCCTCCCCCCAAATCAAAtccccccccaaaccaccccctccccccgcgGGGTCTCTGCGGCgggggggggaatgggggggggatgggacgggacgggacccccccaaaccccagaggGGGCGGGGCCAGGCCGGGACCCCCCGGGGGGACTCTGGGGGTCCCCCCgcaccccccccacccctcccctcccccaaaaaggGACCCGCGGGGTGGGGTCACCACCCCCCCGTCccaaccccccaccccccaaagcCTGGCCCGGCCCCCCCCCCGGGGGACACACGTGTgtgagggggggacacacgtgTGAGGGGTCACACACGTGTgtgagggggggacacacgtgTGTGAGGGGGGGACACATGTGTGCAAGGGGTTACACACATGTGGGGGGGTACACATGTGTGCGGGGGGGTGTCACACATGTGTGCGAGGGGGGAGCACACGCGTGTGCGGGGGGGCAGTGGGCGTGCACGTGGGGGTTCACAcatgtgtgtctgtgcacacGTGTGCTTGGCATGTTCACATGTGTGTGGTGCGTTTACACGTTTGGTGTGTTCACGTGTTTTATGTGTTCACACGTTTGTTCACacatgtgtgtgtttggggtgtTCACACGTGTTTGTTCACACATGGTCTTTGGTGTGTTCACACGTGTGTGGTGTGTTCACATGTGTTTTATGTGTTCACACATGTTTTTTCACACGTGtggctgtgtgtgctcacacacGTATGTATTTGGTGTGTTCACACGTGTGTAGTATGTTCACACGTGTTTGGTGCGTtcacacacgtgtgtgtggCGGTGTCCACATGTGTTCTTGGTGTGTTCACACGTGTTTGGCGTGTTCACACGTGTGTGTGGTGTGTTCCCCCCCTCCACATGCACACGGAGCCCGGTTACACACATGTGCGTGTCCATCCCCACGTGCACAcgtgtgctcacacacacacagttccggggtgcacacgtgtgtgtgtttgcacacaCATGTGCCAGGCCCTTTGCACACACGTGTTCCCTCGTGTCCGTGGTGAGCACACGCGTGTGGTTGCGCGTCCCCCCGTCACGTGTTCCCCCAGTCACGTGTCCCCCTGGTCACGTGTCCCCCTGGTGTGTGATGGTCACGTGTGTGCAATGATGTTCTCACGTGTGCAGAGACCCCACACGTGTGTTCACGTGTGTTTGAGGTGTGTGTGCCCTCACAGGTGTGCCCTCACACACGTGTGGCCGTGACTCTATCACACGTGTGTTGCTGTGTTGCTCACACACGTGTTCTGCCACGTCTCACACACGTGTTACCCTGTCTCACATGTGTCATACACGTTACTGTGTCTCTCACACACGTTACCATGTCTCTCACACGTGTGTTGCCGTGTCTCTCACACGTGTGTTCCATGTCTCTCACACATGTTACCATGTCTCACACGTGTGTTGCCGTGTCTCACACACGTGTGTTCCATGTCT
This window of the Pseudopipra pipra isolate bDixPip1 unplaced genomic scaffold, bDixPip1.hap1 HAP1_SCAFFOLD_583, whole genome shotgun sequence genome carries:
- the LOC135408737 gene encoding actin nucleation-promoting factor WASL-like, whose protein sequence is MANVQCYLPQAHPIMAQRCNNRTQCVVVAGSDAFPDPCPGTYKYLEVQYDCVPYIEVEQKGPNPSPPGPRGPPEPPLCSRRRTPGPRATPPPFQTPPAPKTRGVPSTLPRTGGTPPNHPPPPRVSVALDRPWLWVRGGWEEPPYLGTPPI